The following coding sequences lie in one Rhodohalobacter barkolensis genomic window:
- a CDS encoding ArsR/SmtB family transcription factor, translating to MNIREFKTSLYKEMSGMTKALGNPHRLEILDLLAQGPAAVEYVAMNTNLTVANASQHLQVLKNAFLVESERRGKYNYYKLANKQVFEAWCALRRLGFSLNDEIADLFLDFRKERKHLKMISTEELVRKIRNDSVVIVDVRPEEEFKNGHIENALSFPRTDLRDRMNELPKEKEIVAYCRGPLCMMADDAVEMLNQNGYRASRLEKGFPDWSAGNLPIEREGDTHQKEKKESQGSI from the coding sequence ATGAATATTCGAGAATTTAAAACATCCCTTTACAAAGAGATGTCGGGTATGACAAAAGCGTTGGGCAATCCGCACCGTCTGGAAATACTGGATCTTCTGGCACAAGGACCTGCAGCGGTCGAGTACGTAGCCATGAATACCAATTTAACTGTAGCGAATGCCTCACAACATCTTCAGGTACTGAAAAATGCTTTTTTAGTGGAAAGTGAAAGGCGTGGAAAATACAACTACTACAAATTGGCAAATAAACAGGTTTTTGAAGCTTGGTGCGCACTTCGCCGTCTGGGATTTTCACTGAATGATGAGATCGCAGACTTGTTTCTTGACTTCCGAAAAGAACGCAAGCATTTAAAAATGATATCTACCGAAGAACTGGTCAGAAAAATCAGAAATGACAGCGTTGTAATTGTTGATGTACGGCCTGAAGAAGAATTTAAAAACGGACACATAGAAAATGCTCTCTCTTTCCCGCGAACAGATTTAAGGGACAGAATGAATGAGCTTCCAAAAGAAAAAGAGATTGTTGCTTATTGTCGGGGACCGCTCTGTATGATGGCGGATGATGCTGTAGAGATGTTAAATCAGAATGGATACCGTGCATCCAGGTTGGAAAAGGGATTTCCGGATTGGTCTGCAGGTAATTTACCGATCGAACGAGAAGGTGATACTCATCAAAAAGAGAAAAAAGAATCACAGGGTAGTATTTAA
- a CDS encoding Brp/Blh family beta-carotene 15,15'-dioxygenase — MRHTSRRLNQIAVSVSVVLVGVGLLLPQILELLIIPILLLSVFIIGIPHGAIDHIMASELYGLRNSLKDHILFYASYLLIMLFIAFLWIYIPIAGMVLFLAMSIYHFGQADMEDFLKSSTPNVTWYITRGTLIIGLIIFADTSTSYPIMAEAMRLDLTTFANVMPDPLYATGFIIFVYTGLTLFGLSKNHFTNNFSFIADSIIITLLLLITGPLIGFAVYFALWHSIGHVNEMKKFFEAKNKSLTIVEFYKKAAPFTLISLFGLVLLFYINQLMQLEGEFVTLMFILISVLTLPHLFIADKMYRES; from the coding sequence ATGCGGCATACTTCAAGGCGATTAAATCAGATTGCAGTAAGCGTATCAGTAGTTCTTGTTGGGGTTGGATTGCTGCTCCCACAAATTTTGGAATTGTTGATCATTCCAATACTGTTGCTCTCCGTTTTTATCATTGGTATCCCACATGGAGCCATCGATCATATCATGGCTTCTGAACTTTATGGCCTTAGGAACAGTCTCAAAGACCACATACTATTCTATGCAAGCTATCTTCTTATTATGCTTTTCATCGCATTTCTGTGGATATACATTCCCATTGCCGGAATGGTGCTGTTCTTAGCTATGTCGATCTATCATTTTGGTCAGGCTGATATGGAAGATTTTTTAAAGAGTTCTACACCGAACGTTACCTGGTACATAACACGCGGGACCCTCATTATCGGGTTAATAATTTTTGCAGACACCTCTACCTCCTATCCTATCATGGCAGAAGCGATGAGATTGGATTTAACCACTTTTGCGAACGTAATGCCTGATCCTCTTTATGCAACAGGTTTTATAATTTTCGTTTATACAGGACTTACGCTTTTTGGATTGAGTAAAAATCACTTCACAAACAATTTTAGTTTTATTGCTGATAGTATCATCATTACTCTGCTGCTTTTAATTACCGGTCCCTTAATTGGGTTTGCGGTTTATTTTGCTCTTTGGCACTCCATTGGCCATGTTAATGAAATGAAGAAGTTTTTTGAGGCTAAAAACAAGAGCTTGACGATCGTTGAGTTTTATAAAAAAGCCGCACCCTTTACGCTTATTTCTCTTTTTGGACTTGTACTGCTGTTTTATATCAATCAGCTGATGCAGCTCGAAGGTGAGTTTGTCACACTAATGTTTATTTTGATCAGCGTATTGACCTTACCTCATCTGTTTATCGCAGATAAGATGTACCGTGAATCATAA
- a CDS encoding lycopene cyclase family protein produces the protein MDNLLKIDKTYDIIIAGAGASGLSLTWHLLQSEKLRSKNVLIVDLNFTPLNDKTWCFWDDSNIPFENLIYHTWNNLVVNAKSKELSEDLQQYRYHCIRSVDYKKQILQQAETASNFTILEAKILGFTSEGKYGVIRTDQGNFKAPYIFQSALKPPGLSTAKSDISLSQHFLGWEIETDNNLFDPDKAIFMDFDIPQLNGLSFFYTLPFTENKALIEYTLFSSNLLTDEEYERELINYLNDKFGLTKGNYTITRREKGNIPMEDRRYPSIYCNRVFNMGTAGGLTKPTTGYTFTRIQKHTMQIVKALESGSEIPEEEASSYRFRVYDMMLLSILDGYSEISIQIFHDLFKNNHFDRILQFLEEETHLGQELKIFSTLPYTPFFKAIWKMKHRILTGA, from the coding sequence ATGGATAATCTTTTGAAGATTGATAAAACCTACGATATCATTATCGCCGGAGCCGGAGCTTCCGGTTTGAGTTTAACATGGCACTTGCTGCAGTCTGAAAAATTGCGCTCAAAAAATGTCCTGATTGTCGACCTGAATTTTACGCCTTTAAATGATAAAACCTGGTGTTTTTGGGATGACTCTAACATACCGTTTGAAAACCTGATCTATCATACGTGGAATAATCTTGTGGTTAACGCGAAGTCTAAAGAACTGAGTGAAGATCTTCAACAATACAGATACCATTGCATCCGAAGTGTTGACTATAAAAAACAAATACTTCAGCAAGCTGAAACAGCTTCAAACTTTACTATTCTGGAAGCCAAGATTCTCGGTTTCACTTCCGAAGGTAAGTATGGTGTTATCCGAACAGATCAGGGAAATTTTAAGGCTCCCTATATCTTTCAAAGTGCGTTGAAGCCTCCAGGTTTATCTACTGCAAAATCTGATATTTCATTAAGCCAGCACTTTCTGGGATGGGAAATAGAAACGGATAATAATCTTTTTGATCCGGATAAAGCAATTTTCATGGACTTTGATATCCCTCAATTGAATGGGCTATCCTTCTTTTATACCCTCCCCTTTACCGAAAACAAGGCTCTGATTGAATACACTCTTTTCTCATCAAATCTGCTGACAGATGAAGAGTATGAACGCGAACTAATTAACTATTTAAACGATAAATTCGGTCTTACGAAAGGCAACTATACGATAACCCGAAGGGAAAAGGGGAATATACCCATGGAAGATCGGCGTTATCCATCTATATATTGCAATCGCGTATTTAATATGGGTACAGCCGGAGGACTCACAAAACCTACCACCGGATATACATTTACCAGGATTCAGAAGCATACCATGCAGATCGTAAAAGCTTTAGAATCCGGAAGTGAAATTCCTGAAGAGGAAGCATCATCATACAGATTCAGGGTTTATGACATGATGTTGCTATCTATCTTAGATGGCTATTCTGAAATTTCCATTCAGATTTTTCATGATCTATTTAAAAACAACCATTTTGATCGCATATTGCAATTCCTCGAAGAAGAGACTCATTTAGGTCAAGAGCTTAAAATTTTTTCCACCTTACCCTATACTCCCTTTTTCAAAGCTATCTGGAAAATGAAGCATCGAATTTTGACCGGAGCGTAG
- a CDS encoding PorV/PorQ family protein: protein MNFKQKLANVIWLSVQTDRYFYANSIIIFFRNRLYPSGIKYFISTPACILFWFMLLFHNAEAQDTGSGLDFLNIGPSAQILSMGEGTTAYPTGSSSIYSNPSLLSFEKQSGLDINYTLWISNLNTQFAAVHFKSNQLTYGFGIYGTRADDFEARSQPGPSSGSFSVSYLSLSTAVAYQVGPFSTGVTAQYLREEIFQLRANGYAFNVGTSLRLFKEKVLAGVSLNNLGEMEKLETTATPLPTMLNAGVSLKLIEFMTPGNNDFPLLIGILTDWSMPLDEHYRGDFTSEEVQDSYTTIGLTVDAADLFDFQTAYRMGPTERPLSFGMGLSIQPVQFNYSFIPFSTGYGTAHSFGLQYSFN, encoded by the coding sequence ATGAATTTTAAGCAAAAGCTGGCCAATGTTATTTGGTTAAGTGTTCAAACAGACCGATATTTTTATGCAAATTCAATTATCATCTTTTTTAGGAATCGCTTGTATCCATCCGGTATTAAATATTTTATTTCTACACCAGCATGCATCTTATTCTGGTTCATGTTGCTGTTTCACAACGCAGAAGCACAGGACACCGGAAGCGGACTCGATTTCTTGAATATCGGCCCTTCAGCCCAAATCCTTTCTATGGGAGAAGGAACAACAGCTTATCCAACAGGATCCTCTTCCATTTACAGCAATCCCTCCCTTCTATCTTTCGAGAAGCAATCCGGCTTGGATATCAATTATACATTGTGGATTTCAAATTTGAATACGCAATTTGCCGCTGTCCATTTTAAAAGTAATCAGCTTACCTATGGATTTGGTATTTATGGTACCCGGGCAGATGATTTTGAGGCCAGAAGTCAACCCGGACCGTCCTCCGGTTCGTTCTCTGTCAGCTATCTTTCACTCAGTACAGCAGTTGCCTATCAGGTAGGGCCATTTTCTACCGGTGTAACGGCTCAGTATTTGAGAGAAGAGATCTTTCAGCTTAGGGCTAATGGCTATGCATTCAATGTGGGTACTTCGCTTCGTTTGTTTAAAGAAAAGGTGCTTGCCGGTGTTTCATTGAACAATTTGGGTGAAATGGAAAAGCTGGAAACTACGGCCACTCCGCTTCCGACGATGCTGAATGCCGGTGTATCTTTGAAACTAATTGAATTTATGACTCCGGGTAATAATGATTTCCCTCTGCTAATTGGAATTCTTACTGACTGGAGTATGCCGTTGGATGAACATTATCGTGGGGATTTTACATCTGAAGAAGTTCAGGATAGTTATACAACCATTGGACTGACAGTAGATGCTGCGGATCTTTTTGATTTTCAAACCGCTTACAGAATGGGACCTACTGAACGGCCTTTAAGTTTTGGAATGGGTTTATCCATTCAGCCGGTACAGTTTAATTACTCATTTATACCGTTTTCTACAGGTTATGGCACTGCTCACTCCTTTGGTCTCCAATATTCGTTTAATTAA
- a CDS encoding agmatine deiminase family protein → MTSTDYRYRMPAEWHPHSATQLHWPSNRETWPGERLSRVESVYLNIIDALHRYEPIILLVDEDSSEKTVREKLINYGIDIGMVQIYSLPIDDVWARDCGPIFVQHLDKLDRYAITDWEYNAWGEKYPPFDSDNKLPEWFAENFNLEHFNTNMVLEGGSIETNGEGILLTTESVLLNENRNPNLTKAEIEKTVKHYLGMDKIIWLKNGLAGDDTDGHIDDLSRFLNRNTILTMIADDPNDINYKALQENYEILKSSTDQDGNHFNIITLPLPKTKIEGTTVDGSEYVPASYANFYIANNVVLLPLYDKRYDEEVMDIFREFFPDRDVIGIECADLVWGQGSIHCITQQLYGIKS, encoded by the coding sequence ATGACTTCTACAGATTATCGCTATAGAATGCCGGCCGAATGGCATCCACACTCCGCTACTCAGCTTCACTGGCCGTCAAACCGAGAAACCTGGCCGGGTGAAAGATTGAGCAGGGTAGAGTCTGTTTATCTGAATATAATTGACGCTCTTCACAGATATGAACCGATCATATTGCTTGTTGATGAAGACAGTTCAGAAAAAACAGTTCGGGAAAAACTGATTAACTATGGCATTGATATTGGAATGGTGCAGATCTATTCTCTGCCCATTGATGACGTTTGGGCCAGGGATTGCGGACCAATTTTTGTTCAGCATTTGGATAAATTGGATCGTTATGCAATCACGGATTGGGAGTACAATGCCTGGGGTGAAAAATATCCGCCATTTGATTCAGATAATAAACTACCTGAATGGTTTGCTGAAAATTTTAACCTCGAGCACTTCAATACAAATATGGTGTTGGAGGGAGGGTCGATCGAGACTAATGGAGAGGGCATTTTACTGACTACAGAATCGGTTTTACTCAATGAAAATCGAAATCCAAATCTGACAAAAGCGGAAATTGAAAAAACCGTAAAACATTATCTTGGAATGGATAAGATCATTTGGTTAAAAAATGGATTAGCCGGAGATGACACAGATGGTCACATTGACGACCTATCCCGGTTTCTAAATCGGAACACGATACTTACTATGATCGCAGATGATCCGAATGATATCAATTACAAAGCCCTTCAGGAAAATTACGAGATTTTAAAAAGCTCGACAGATCAGGATGGGAATCATTTTAATATTATAACGCTGCCGTTGCCTAAAACAAAGATAGAAGGAACCACGGTAGATGGCTCAGAGTATGTACCTGCCAGCTATGCGAATTTTTATATCGCAAATAATGTGGTTTTACTTCCTCTTTACGACAAGAGATATGATGAGGAAGTGATGGACATTTTCAGAGAGTTTTTCCCTGATCGGGATGTCATTGGGATAGAATGTGCAGACCTGGTGTGGGGTCAGGGCAGTATTCACTGTATTACTCAACAACTTTATGGGATCAAGAGTTAA
- the gatB gene encoding Asp-tRNA(Asn)/Glu-tRNA(Gln) amidotransferase subunit GatB has protein sequence MSTILNEKYEAVIGLEVHAQLLTNSKAFAAVSAEYGSAPNTQVTPLCLGHPGTLPVLNENLVRFIIKMGLATSCKVAERSIFARKNYFYPDLPKGYQISQYDTPICYDGHIDIELEDYDKTIGITRIHMEEDAGKSIHDQDPYHTLVDLNRAGTPLIEIVSEPDLRTPQEAYSYLSKIKQIVQYLEICDGNMEEGSLRCDANVSVRPRGREKFGTRTELKNMNSFRNVERAIAFEIERQIELIESGGEVVQQTLLWDANKLETRKMRSKEEAHDYRYFPEPDLPPVVVTDELLDDIRSDLPELPSVRYRRFIDEFDLSEDAAYTLTETRQLADYYENTLNELHEPKAVANLILTEVLRVLNDKSITIRDFTITEARLSELIQMKLDDKVNSSAMQEIFNAMLDSDKTAEELAKEMNLVQVSDSGFIDPIIDEVIANNPDEVAKYRGGKKALIGFFIGQVMKQSKGKANPKQVRERIAEKLEG, from the coding sequence ATGTCAACGATTTTAAACGAGAAGTACGAAGCAGTTATCGGGTTGGAAGTACACGCCCAGCTCTTAACAAATAGTAAAGCTTTTGCGGCAGTTTCAGCCGAATATGGTTCAGCCCCAAATACTCAAGTTACGCCACTATGTCTTGGGCATCCGGGTACACTACCGGTTTTAAATGAAAACCTGGTCCGCTTCATTATCAAAATGGGTTTGGCAACAAGTTGTAAAGTGGCAGAAAGGTCGATATTTGCCAGAAAAAATTATTTTTATCCGGATTTGCCAAAAGGATATCAAATCTCTCAGTACGATACTCCGATCTGCTATGATGGTCATATTGATATCGAATTGGAAGATTACGATAAAACCATCGGCATTACCCGAATTCATATGGAGGAGGATGCCGGTAAATCCATCCATGACCAGGATCCCTATCATACATTGGTCGATCTGAACAGGGCAGGGACACCATTGATTGAAATCGTATCGGAACCCGATCTTCGAACCCCACAAGAAGCGTATTCTTATCTCTCCAAAATCAAACAAATTGTTCAGTATTTGGAAATTTGTGACGGTAATATGGAAGAAGGGAGTTTACGCTGTGATGCAAACGTATCAGTGAGGCCAAGAGGCAGGGAGAAGTTTGGAACCCGTACAGAGCTGAAAAATATGAACTCTTTTCGCAATGTGGAAAGAGCGATTGCTTTCGAAATTGAACGACAGATTGAGCTTATTGAATCGGGTGGTGAAGTCGTACAGCAAACACTTTTATGGGACGCCAATAAGCTGGAGACCCGCAAGATGAGAAGTAAAGAAGAAGCACATGACTATCGATATTTCCCTGAGCCGGATTTACCGCCTGTGGTTGTAACGGATGAGCTTTTGGACGACATTCGTTCTGACCTTCCGGAGTTACCAAGTGTTCGTTACCGAAGGTTCATTGATGAATTCGATCTTTCTGAAGATGCTGCCTACACACTGACAGAAACACGTCAACTGGCAGACTATTACGAAAATACATTAAATGAACTGCATGAGCCAAAAGCCGTTGCTAATTTAATTCTTACTGAAGTGCTCCGAGTTTTAAATGATAAAAGTATTACCATCAGGGACTTTACAATTACAGAAGCTCGTCTTTCAGAATTAATCCAAATGAAATTAGACGACAAGGTCAACTCATCCGCCATGCAGGAGATTTTTAATGCAATGCTGGATTCTGATAAAACTGCGGAGGAACTGGCTAAAGAGATGAACTTGGTTCAGGTTTCAGATTCGGGATTTATTGACCCAATCATTGATGAAGTTATTGCTAATAACCCTGATGAAGTGGCAAAGTATAGAGGTGGAAAAAAAGCATTGATTGGTTTCTTTATAGGTCAGGTTATGAAACAATCCAAAGGAAAAGCGAACCCGAAACAGGTCCGGGAACGTATAGCTGAAAAGCTTGAAGGGTAG
- a CDS encoding TlpA family protein disulfide reductase, with product MNFKAAYLTIFAAFLTFSCSRSDSDMMETHISGNITVDENLDQSNDNSEIQLLVSFQQSDGEARDTLFYAETDEDGNFSGTAKFENRDLYPVIVSRNQNTFGILNVVFADGDSVSINAQLPNVNQTAEISSEENDAFKTYERIERNFNRVAQYINAGAISEDSVYIELQNWSDLYWQMYEENESTFASDLAGNMSVSILSGWNDSLMVERAEELISSQNKLRSNGRSVMVDYYAETEGLDRAISFLNRVENLSQHRNDKMTIQMDKIELLYDSSRTTEASTQLDQFRESFSDVTLAMEWAENIGYDIEFLAPGSQFPDFSFVTVNGDSVSSESMSGSPFIIEFTRFDNPLYQRQFDRTVAIYQIYSNFGLDIITVPVATNPVMLQAFFDERDMLWDLVQPNSFDAEELIERFNISRVPTRFLVNADGEIIRRYIGEEYQEVVRGLQNITSRN from the coding sequence ATGAACTTTAAAGCAGCTTATTTAACTATTTTTGCAGCTTTTTTGACGTTTAGTTGTTCGCGTTCTGATTCAGATATGATGGAAACTCATATTAGCGGTAATATAACCGTAGATGAAAATCTGGATCAATCCAATGACAACAGCGAAATTCAACTCCTGGTTTCTTTTCAACAATCGGATGGAGAAGCCAGAGATACTCTTTTTTATGCCGAAACAGATGAAGATGGAAATTTTTCCGGAACGGCTAAATTCGAAAATCGGGATTTGTATCCGGTGATTGTCTCCAGAAATCAAAATACCTTTGGTATACTCAATGTAGTTTTTGCAGACGGTGACTCCGTATCCATCAATGCGCAGTTGCCCAACGTGAACCAAACGGCTGAAATCTCTTCTGAGGAGAATGATGCCTTTAAAACTTACGAGCGAATAGAACGCAACTTTAATCGTGTTGCTCAATATATCAATGCAGGTGCCATTTCTGAGGATAGTGTATACATTGAACTTCAAAATTGGAGTGATCTATACTGGCAAATGTATGAAGAGAACGAAAGCACTTTTGCTTCAGATTTAGCAGGGAATATGTCTGTTTCCATATTAAGCGGATGGAATGACTCCCTGATGGTAGAACGAGCAGAAGAGTTGATAAGCAGTCAGAATAAGCTGCGTTCGAATGGGCGATCAGTAATGGTTGACTATTACGCAGAAACCGAAGGATTAGATCGGGCGATATCATTTTTGAACAGGGTTGAAAACTTATCTCAACATCGAAATGATAAGATGACGATTCAGATGGATAAAATTGAGTTGCTATACGACAGTTCCAGAACTACAGAGGCGTCTACTCAACTAGATCAATTTAGAGAAAGTTTTTCTGATGTAACACTGGCTATGGAGTGGGCAGAAAATATTGGCTATGATATTGAGTTTCTGGCTCCCGGTTCACAATTTCCTGACTTCTCTTTTGTAACCGTAAATGGAGATTCAGTTTCAAGCGAAAGTATGTCAGGATCACCTTTTATTATTGAGTTTACCCGCTTCGACAATCCATTATATCAGCGGCAATTTGATCGAACGGTTGCTATCTATCAGATTTATAGCAACTTTGGTTTGGATATCATAACAGTGCCGGTGGCTACAAACCCGGTGATGCTGCAAGCATTTTTTGATGAGAGGGATATGCTTTGGGACTTGGTACAGCCAAACTCATTTGATGCAGAAGAATTAATCGAACGATTTAATATAAGTCGGGTTCCTACACGGTTTTTAGTGAATGCCGACGGAGAAATTATTCGCCGATATATTGGCGAAGAGTATCAGGAAGTGGTAAGAGGACTTCAAAACATAACTTCAAGAAACTAA
- the tpiA gene encoding triose-phosphate isomerase, with product MRKILIAGNWKMNAGPTEAKVLADKMVEIWKGKEFSQEALICPPYVSLPFVVKSFRDSFFKTGAQNVSNEDNGAYTGEISTSMLKELTCSYVILGHSERREYFNETDDFIAKKVLKVLDDNMRPILCVGEKLEDRKANNHQTIVKNQLKVVLDQVDKSHAENFVVAYEPVWAIGTGETASPQQAQDMHEFIRTFIASEWNAETADKVRILYGGSMKPGNAEELLSQSDVDGGLIGGASLKADSFSEIMTIADQISK from the coding sequence ATGCGTAAAATACTTATAGCAGGTAACTGGAAAATGAATGCAGGGCCAACAGAAGCTAAGGTATTAGCTGATAAAATGGTCGAAATTTGGAAAGGGAAAGAGTTTTCCCAAGAGGCTTTGATTTGTCCACCTTATGTATCACTTCCGTTTGTTGTGAAGAGTTTCAGAGACTCTTTCTTTAAAACAGGTGCTCAAAATGTTTCTAACGAAGATAACGGTGCCTATACCGGTGAAATCAGCACCTCTATGTTGAAAGAGTTGACTTGTAGCTATGTGATACTGGGTCACTCCGAACGCCGTGAATATTTCAACGAAACGGATGATTTTATTGCAAAGAAAGTCCTTAAGGTGTTGGATGATAACATGAGACCTATTCTCTGTGTGGGTGAAAAACTGGAGGATCGTAAAGCCAACAACCATCAAACCATCGTGAAAAATCAGCTTAAAGTTGTTCTCGATCAGGTTGATAAATCTCACGCCGAAAATTTTGTTGTCGCTTATGAGCCGGTTTGGGCCATTGGCACCGGCGAAACAGCATCTCCACAACAAGCTCAGGATATGCACGAATTCATCCGAACATTTATTGCTTCTGAATGGAATGCCGAAACAGCGGATAAAGTCCGTATTCTCTACGGCGGAAGTATGAAACCGGGGAATGCTGAAGAATTGCTATCACAATCAGATGTTGATGGTGGATTAATCGGTGGTGCAAGTTTAAAAGCAGATAGTTTCAGTGAAATTATGACCATTGCAGATCAAATATCTAAATAA